GAGCAACCAGCGATAAATGCCGCCAGTGGAAGTGCCACTGCCAGCTTCGAAACGATCCGTGAATTTGAAGTTTTCATGAGGCTCTCCTGTTGTGTAGTGCCACGATACTGGCCGGCACCACATCAGAAGCGCGTCAAAAGGGCGTGAAAATTGTGTGAACGCGGGAAGCCCAGGCAACCGCTCCCCAAGCAAAACACAGGAGTTGCTCACAGAAATCCACAAGGTTATCCAGATAGACCCCTCATCCAAGGTCCGCACACAACAAATTATCCCGAAAACACACAGACTTATGCACAGAGGCCCCGTTCAAGGTGTGGAAATTCCCCAATGTGGACAACGCACGGGGAAAAGGGCCTCAAAAACCGGTACGAAACCGGGGACAAGTGAGGCGTCGGCCGGAAACAGCCAAAGTTATCCCGTCTGTCCACAGTGCTCTACCGGGGTTGTACCCCCGCAAAAGCAGGGGTTTATAGGGTACTTATCATCAACGTAAGCCATTGTTTTACAAAAGATTTTTCCAGATATACATAAAAACACCCCCCCTATATAACAACATTAAATACAAACACGTACTTATACGTAAGGTATGTATAACTTTATTTATTTAGAAAGAAGAAAGCGGAAAACGAAATTTCTAAATGCCGCTTTTTTGCACAGCTCAAGACCCCTATAATGTGCGGCCGAATTTTCCCATGGCCCGTTGTTTACCTGACTGACTAACCAAGCCAGGCCCGTATCCCGACGAGCTGGCACCAGAGCTGGACCCTATGGATTACCCCACACAGTACGATGTGATCGTGATTGGCGGCGGACACGCTGGCACCGAGGCGTGCCTGGCGGCGGCGCGCATGGGCAGCCGTACCCTGCTGTTGACCCACAACATCGAAACCCTGGGCCAGATGTCCTGTAACCCCGCCATCGGCGGCATCGGCAAGAGCCACCTGGTCAAGGAAGTTGATGCACTGGGGGGCGCGATGGCGACGGCCACGGATCTGGGGGGCATTCAGTTTCGCGTGCTCAATGCGCGCAAAGGCCCGGCCGTGCGCGCCACCCGCGCCCAGGCGGACCGCGCCCTGTACAAGGCAGCCATCCGCAACATCCTGGAAAACCAGCCCAATCTGGATATTTTCCAGCAGGCCGCCGATGACCTGATCGTCGAAAGTGACCGGGTCACTGGCGTTGTCACCAATGCCGGCTTGCGCTTCCGCGGCAAGACCGTGGTAATTACTGCGGGCACATTCCTTGGTGGTCGCATCCATATCGGCCTCGACAATCACGCCGGCGGCCGCGCCGGGGATCCGCCTTCGATTGCCCTCGCCGAACGCCTGCGCGCACTCCCGTTTCGCGTGGAGCGCCTGAAAACCGGCACCCCGCCGCGCATCGATGCGCGCTCGGTAGACTTTTCCGGGCTGGAAGAGCAGTGGGGCGACCAGCCGCTGCCGGTGATGTCGTATCTGGGGTCCCGCGAGCAGCATCCCCGCCAGGTGTGCTGCTGGATCACCCACACCAACGAAAACACCCACGACATCATTCGCGGCGGCCTCGATCGCTCGCCCATGTATTCCGGTGTGATCGAAGGCATTGGCCCGCGTTACTGCCCGTCTATCGAGGACAAGGTGCACCGCTTCGCGGACAAGAACAGCCACCAGATTTTCGTGGAACCTGAAGGGTTGACCACCAACGAGCTGTACCCCAACGGCATTTCCACCAGTCTGCCGTTTGACGTGCAGATGAGCCTGGTGCGCTCGATCAAGGGCTTCGAAAACGCGCATATCACTCGCCCCGGCTACGCCATCGAGTACGACTTCTTCGACCCCCGCGACCTGCTGCCGTCGCTGCAAACTAAATTTATTGCCGGCCTGTTCTTTGCTGGCCAGATCAACGGCACCACGGGCTACGAAGAGGCCGCCGCGCAGGGATTGCTGGCCGGCGCCAACGCAGCGCTGCAGGCGCAAGACAAAGACGCCTGGGCGCCCCGTCGCGACGAGGCCTACCTGGGCGTGCTGGTAGACGACCTGATCACCAGCGGCACCAAAGAGCCCTACCGCATGTTCACCAGCCGCGCGGAATACCGCCTGCTGCTGCGGGAAGACAACGCGGACCTGCGCCTGACCGAGAAAGGCCGGGAGTTGGGGTTGGTGGACGACGTCCGCTGGCAGGCCTTCTGCGAGAAGCGCGAAGCCATCGAGCGCGAACAGCAGCGCCTGAAAGAAACTTGGGTGCAGCCGGGAAGCGACGCGGCACAACGGGTCGAGCAAAAGCTGCCGCAACCCCTTGCCCGCGAGTACAGCCTGCAGGACCTGCTGAAGCGTCCGGAGCTCGCCTACCCGGATGTGGCCGGCCTCGTCGGCGACGCGGTTGCCGATGAGCGGGTGGCGGAACAGGTAGAAATCTCGGCCAAGTACGCCGGTTATATCGACCGCCAGCGGGACGATATCGAGCGGCTGCTAGCCTACGAGGACACGCCGCTGCCGGTGGACTTTGACTACTCTGCGGTCTCCGGTCTGTCCAACGAAGTCATCCAGAAATTGAGTGATGCCCGACCAGATACCCTCGCCCGCGCCGGCCGCGTGCCCGGGGTGACCCCCGCCGCGGTATCCCTGCTGCTGATCCAGCTGAAAAAGCGCGGCCTGTTAAGCCGCAAAAAGGTGGTGTGACGGTGATGGAGCAGTATCGCCCGCGCCTGCAGCAAGCGGCCGCGCAGATGGGATTGACGCTTGCCGGCGCGCAGCAGGACAAGCTGCTGGCGTACCTGGACCTGTTCGCCCGCTGGAATGCGGCCTACAACCTCTCGGCGGTACGCGACCCGTCCGAGATGCTCGAGCGGCATATCATCGACAGCCTGAGCGTGGTGAACCTGTGCGGCACCAGCTCCAGCGACCAGTCGCCCCTGATCGATGTGGGCTCCGGTGGTGGCTTGCCGGGGATTCCCCTCGCCATCGTCCACCCCGAGCGCCCGGTGAGCCTGCTCGACAGTAACGGCAAGAAGTCCCGTTTCCAGTTCCAGGTGGCCAGCCAGCTCAAGCTCGGCAATATCAACGTGGTGAACCAGAGAGTCGAGGCCTATCGACCGGATAGTCTCTACGCCGGTGTGGTATCCAGAGCGTTTGCCTCGTTGCAGGATATGGTTTCCGGGAGTGAGCATTTACTATCGCCGGGCGGCCGATTTTATGCGATGAAGGGCAAGATTCCGGAAGATGAGTTGAGTGCATTGCCAAAAGGGATTAAGGTCGAACAGCTACACACCCTGCAAGTGCCGGGCTGTGATGCCGAGCGCCATCTGATCGTCCTCGCGCGCGAGGGTTAAGCCCCTCACTGGCAGGGTGGCCTGTCGCGCGCACCATCTGGCGCGACCATTACTGAATTGAAAATTGACACCAGCGCACCGGGCCGATGTTCGCGAGTGCGCTTTTGCTGCCGCGCCTTCCGGTGAATCCGGCCTAGCGGCGAGCCCGGCAGGCCGCAGGAAAACGTGCCGCCGGGAATAACAGGACCAGAACCTTGAGCAAAATTTTTGCGGTAGCCAACCAGAAGGGTGGGGTCGGCAAAACCACGACCTGCGTCAACCTGTCCGCGTCTCTCGTTGCCAACAAGCGACGGGTGCTGCTGATCGACCTGGATCCCCAGGGGAACGCCACCATGGGTAGCGGTGTCGACAAGAGCGAACTACAGCTCTCCAGCTACGACGTGCTCGCCAGTCTGCTGCCACCACGCAAGGCCATCGTGCCCACAACCAGTGGCTACGACCTGATGCCGGCGAATATTGACCTGTCTGCCGCTGAAGTCGAACTGCTTGAAATGGACGGCCGCGAGTCCCGTTTGCGCCAGGCGCTCGAGCAGATCAGTGACGATTACGATTACATCATCATCGACTGCCCGCCCTCCCTCAACATGCTCACGGTGAATGCCCTGTGTGCTGCGGGCGGCGTACTGATCCCGATGCAGTGCGAGTACTACGCCCTCGAGGGACTTTCATCCCTCATCGACACCATCAACCAGGTGCAGCAGGCGGCGAACCCGAATCTCAAGATCGAGGGCATCCTGCGCACCATGTACGACCCGCGCAACAGCCTGACCAGTGACGTGTCGGACCAGCTCAACGAGTACTTCGGCGACCGCGTCTACCGCACCTGTATCCCGCGCAACGTGCGCCTGGCGGAAGCGCCCAGTTTCGGCAAGCCCGCGCTGGAGTACGACCGCAGCTCCAAGGGTGCCATTGCCTACCTCGCGCTGGCCGGTGAAATCACCCGTCGTCATGCCGCCGCCCACCAGAACAGCAGCAATTCAAACAGTGGCCCCCGCGCCGTCGCGGAAGCGGTTTAATACTGAGGTAGTACACGTATGGCCGGGAAACGCAAAGGCCTCGGGAAAGGGCTTTCCCACCTGATTAGCAACAATGCCAGTGAAGCCATAGCGGTGGCTTCCGGTGAGCGCAATGGCGATATCGTTGCGCGCGTCGACGGCGAACTGAGAGATCTCCCCATTGAATTCCTGCAGCGCGGCCGATACCAGCCGCGCCGGGATTTCCCGCAGGAATCCCTGCAGGAGCTGGCCGACTCCATCCGTGCCCAGGGCATCATGCAGCCGATCGTGGTGCGTCCGGTGGGGGAGCGCAAATACGAGATTATTGCCGGTGAACGGCGCTGGCGCGCCGCGCAGTTGGCGGAGCTCGACAAGGTACCGGCACTGATCCGTGAGGTGCCGGACGAAGCGGCCATTGCCATGGCGCTGATCGAGAACATCCAGCGGGAAGACCTCAATCCGGTGGAAGAGGCCAACGCCCTCAAGCGCCTGCAGGACGAGTTTGAGCTGACCCAGCAGCAGGTGGCGGAAGCCGTGGGCAAATCCCGCACCGCCGTGACCAACCTGTTGCGCCTGCTGAGTCTCACCGATGAAGTGCGCACCTTCCTCGAGCGCGGCGATATCGAAACCGGCCACGCCAAGGCCCTGCTGGGTCTGTCCGGCGACAGCCAGCGCGAAGCCGCCCGCCAGGTCGTTGATCGCGGACTGACCGTGCGTCAGGCGGAAGCCCTGGTGCGCTCGATTCAGGAGCAGGCGGGTAAGCCAAAACCGAAAAAGCCGGAAATCGACCCGAACATTCGACGCCTGAGTGAGCGTCTGGCAGAAAAAATCGGTGTGCCCGTTACCATCGATCACGGTGACAAAGGAGCCGGCAAGCTGGTGCTCAAGTACACCAGCCTGGACGAGCTCGACGGCATTCTCGCCCATTTGGGGTACAGCGAAGACTGAACCTCCCCCGCTGAAACCGTTACGGTTGCAACGTTTCCGTGAAAAGTGCGCCAAAACAGTGCGGTGTTTTGGCGCACTTTTTGTTTCACAGGGTGTCGTTTCACCGATGATTGTGAGTGTTTACTATCACCCTATCGTGTTGTGAAAGAACGCGAACACCACGCCAACAGACTAGATTTGCCAGTTGAACCGGCAGCCTGCTTCATACATAATTCGCACGCCCAATTTTTGGGCGGAAAAGTATATTTTTGGCCGGCCCGTTCCCGCCTATGCGTAATCCCCCGGTAGTCAAGATTTCGCTGATCCAGCTGGCAGTTTTGGTGCTTGCTGTGCTGGCGCTCGAACTGACCCTGGGGCGGGTGATCGCACTTTCCGCCCTGCTCGGTGGCATCCTGAGTGTGCTGCCCAATCT
This genomic interval from Microbulbifer sp. Q7 contains the following:
- the mnmG gene encoding tRNA uridine-5-carboxymethylaminomethyl(34) synthesis enzyme MnmG; the encoded protein is MDYPTQYDVIVIGGGHAGTEACLAAARMGSRTLLLTHNIETLGQMSCNPAIGGIGKSHLVKEVDALGGAMATATDLGGIQFRVLNARKGPAVRATRAQADRALYKAAIRNILENQPNLDIFQQAADDLIVESDRVTGVVTNAGLRFRGKTVVITAGTFLGGRIHIGLDNHAGGRAGDPPSIALAERLRALPFRVERLKTGTPPRIDARSVDFSGLEEQWGDQPLPVMSYLGSREQHPRQVCCWITHTNENTHDIIRGGLDRSPMYSGVIEGIGPRYCPSIEDKVHRFADKNSHQIFVEPEGLTTNELYPNGISTSLPFDVQMSLVRSIKGFENAHITRPGYAIEYDFFDPRDLLPSLQTKFIAGLFFAGQINGTTGYEEAAAQGLLAGANAALQAQDKDAWAPRRDEAYLGVLVDDLITSGTKEPYRMFTSRAEYRLLLREDNADLRLTEKGRELGLVDDVRWQAFCEKREAIEREQQRLKETWVQPGSDAAQRVEQKLPQPLAREYSLQDLLKRPELAYPDVAGLVGDAVADERVAEQVEISAKYAGYIDRQRDDIERLLAYEDTPLPVDFDYSAVSGLSNEVIQKLSDARPDTLARAGRVPGVTPAAVSLLLIQLKKRGLLSRKKVV
- the rsmG gene encoding 16S rRNA (guanine(527)-N(7))-methyltransferase RsmG — encoded protein: MEQYRPRLQQAAAQMGLTLAGAQQDKLLAYLDLFARWNAAYNLSAVRDPSEMLERHIIDSLSVVNLCGTSSSDQSPLIDVGSGGGLPGIPLAIVHPERPVSLLDSNGKKSRFQFQVASQLKLGNINVVNQRVEAYRPDSLYAGVVSRAFASLQDMVSGSEHLLSPGGRFYAMKGKIPEDELSALPKGIKVEQLHTLQVPGCDAERHLIVLAREG
- a CDS encoding ParA family protein — protein: MSKIFAVANQKGGVGKTTTCVNLSASLVANKRRVLLIDLDPQGNATMGSGVDKSELQLSSYDVLASLLPPRKAIVPTTSGYDLMPANIDLSAAEVELLEMDGRESRLRQALEQISDDYDYIIIDCPPSLNMLTVNALCAAGGVLIPMQCEYYALEGLSSLIDTINQVQQAANPNLKIEGILRTMYDPRNSLTSDVSDQLNEYFGDRVYRTCIPRNVRLAEAPSFGKPALEYDRSSKGAIAYLALAGEITRRHAAAHQNSSNSNSGPRAVAEAV
- a CDS encoding ParB/RepB/Spo0J family partition protein; the encoded protein is MAGKRKGLGKGLSHLISNNASEAIAVASGERNGDIVARVDGELRDLPIEFLQRGRYQPRRDFPQESLQELADSIRAQGIMQPIVVRPVGERKYEIIAGERRWRAAQLAELDKVPALIREVPDEAAIAMALIENIQREDLNPVEEANALKRLQDEFELTQQQVAEAVGKSRTAVTNLLRLLSLTDEVRTFLERGDIETGHAKALLGLSGDSQREAARQVVDRGLTVRQAEALVRSIQEQAGKPKPKKPEIDPNIRRLSERLAEKIGVPVTIDHGDKGAGKLVLKYTSLDELDGILAHLGYSED